Proteins found in one Leishmania major strain Friedlin complete genome, chromosome 35 genomic segment:
- a CDS encoding hypothetical protein (previous protein_id=AAZ14575.1), translated as MPACTSIAVTGQPQSCTSAAALTVPLRPQLLRSKMLGLTGNACTSPHLHPLREASTHLLGDTQQRARHRCCPTTHDATLSHHRKEALSTKAIDDINHSLLNNTAYGVLSGKRGCRPRRSSSGACRSSSLALLDTAEAALTRPDRCSSAPAKEAVASTVATLPSLSPMKVKAVADSASVSPGVTSTTAVAEVLPMSLCASNTPRRLSDALRCDLGQSSDSDCSIASPRMALSLYATEEELPVCIDPEGVQCCPLIDPECEEGVVTDAQINLSPFLNWKFVPYLSSQAKGQVRPTVVLDMDETLLHTSVMPMPDADAEIDALCPSDEAQGTGTSMTSGRYKLFVKYRPHLERFLLFCLDHFEVVIFTASKALYAQTVLRQLQKDFPSINIRLDGSSASGSAPASQRVGDEARVIELLHRDHCTPTNVGYAKDLHLLGRDLRRTILVDNNNVCGVFQPYNSVHVRDFARRRCAERVPEQQRMRVTQLCQLKGTAPASAMTAVEDADTSHLLGNLECTTSTYDWLDREDTVLLRLCAAGGLLHRLSQCENVPSFMQRTVCFSRRAHLSRLVRGSVSSGIRPFPGEG; from the coding sequence atgCCTGCATGCACGTCCATCGCCGTCACCGGCCAGCCCCAGTCATGCacatccgctgccgccctcacGGTGCCACTGCGGCCACAGCTTCTAAGGTCTAAGATGCTGGGACTTACTGGGAACGCATGCACCTCGCCACACCTGCAtccgctgcgcgaggcctCCACACACCTGCTCGGtgacacgcagcagcgcgcgcgccatcGCTGTTGCCCAACCACCCATGATGCCACCTTATCGCATCACCGCAAGGAGGCTCTCAGCACCAAAGCCATTGACGATATCAATCACTCGTTGCTGAATAACACTGCCTACGGGGTGCTCTCCGGCAAGCGCGGTTgcaggccgcggcgctcctcctcgggggcctgccgcagctcttcgctggcgctgctggacacAGCTGAGGCGGCCTTGACCAGACCTgaccgctgcagcagcgcaccagcGAAGGAGGCTGTCGCTTCAAccgtggcgacgctgccgtcatTGTCACCGATGAAGGTCAAAGCGGTCGCAGACAGTGCAAGCGTCTCCCCAGGTGTGACGTCTACGACCGCCGTCGCTGAGGTATTGCCGATGTCGCTGTGCGCGTCGAACACCCCACGCCGTCTCTCcgatgcgctgcggtgcgaTCTCGGGcagagcagcgacagcgattGTTCCATCGCCTCACCGCGGATGGCCCTTTCTCTCTACGCGACAGAGGAAGAGCTTCCCGTCTGCATCGACCCGGAAGGTGTGCAGTGCTGCCCGTTAATCGATCCTGAATGCGAGGAAGGCGTCGTGACGGATGCACAGATCAACTTGTCACCGTTCCTCAACTGGAAGTTTGTGCCGTACCTCTCCTCGCAGGCGAAGGGCCAGGTCAGGCCCACGGTGGTGCTGGACATGGatgagacgctgctgcacacgtcGGTGATGCCGATGCCAGACGCAGACGCTGAGATTGACGCGCTGTGCCCGTCCGACGAAGCGCAAGGCACAGGGACGTCAATGACCTCGGGACGCTACAAGCTTTTCGTGAAATACCGCCCGCACCTGGAACGCTTTCTGCTGTTTTGTCTGGACCACTTTGAGGTTGTCATTTTCACCGCCAGCAAGGCCCTCTACGCCCAGACGGTGCTAAGGCAGTTGCAGAAAGACTTCCCCAGCATCAACATTCGCCTCGATGGCAGCagtgccagcggcagcgctccaGCGTCGCAGCGTGtgggcgacgaggcgcgcgtcATTGAactgctgcaccgcgacCACTGCACACCGACAAACGTCGGCTACGCGAAGGAcctgcacctcctcggcCGTGACCTGCGCCGCACCATCCTCGTGGACAACAACAATGTCTGCGGCGTTTTTCAGCCGTACAACTCTGTTCATGTGAGGGACTTtgcgcgccgacgctgcgccgAGCGGGtgccagagcagcagcggatgaGGGTGACGCAGCTGTGTCAGCTAAAAGGGACGGCTCCTGCGTCGGCGATGACAGCCGTGGAGGACGCAGACACTTCCCATCTGCTCGGTAATTTGGAGTGCACCACTTCCACATACGACTGGTTGGATCGAGAGGACACCGTGCTCCTCCGCTTatgcgctgcaggcggcCTCCTGCATCGCTTGTCACAGTGCGAGAACGTGCCGTCTTTTATGCAGCGCACTGTGTGCTTCAGCCGTAGAGCACACCTATCACGGCTTGTACGCGGCTCAGTCAGTAGTGGGATCAGGCCATTCCCTGGGGAGGGGTAA